In the Nicotiana tabacum cultivar K326 chromosome 16, ASM71507v2, whole genome shotgun sequence genome, one interval contains:
- the LOC142170311 gene encoding uncharacterized protein LOC142170311 gives MDVSYLGIPGRGDIGGIFRDSNRNWILGFNMGFAYATNIQMEAISLLQGLKLAIQKKLTPLVIETDCQELINLINNDNCLYQNIIDDCRFLLSEAGTPPLKHAFREANGVVNTLAKNGCSLDSFANLILYYYPPVFAISVFDRDVIGTAWPRQISCCNDY, from the coding sequence ATGGATGTATCATACCTAGGTATCCCAGGTAGGGGGGATATaggagggattttcagagatagcAATAGAAATTGGATACTAGGATTCAATATGGGATTTGCCTACGCTACGAATATCCAAATGGAAGCCATATCCCTATTACAAGGCTTAAAACTAGCCATCCAAAAGAAACTGACCCCTTTAGTCATTGAAACGGACTGCCAGGAACTTATCAACCTGATAAACAATGATAATTGCCTTTatcaaaatattattgatgattgtaGGTTCCTATTATCTGAGGCGGGCACGCCACCCTTGAAGCATGCATTCAGAGAAGCTAATGGAGTAGTGAACACCTTAGCCAAGAATGGATGCAGCTTGGACTCTTTTGCTAACTTAATATTGTATTATTATCCGCCTGTATTTGCTATTTCAGTTTTTGATAGAGATGTGATAGGCACTGCGTGGCCTAGACAAATCTCATGTTGTAATGACTACTAA